In Gammaproteobacteria bacterium, the sequence AGCAGGATCGGGTACAGCAACAGCACCGAGCGCGGTACGCCCTGCAGGCGGCCGAACAGGAACGCCGCCAGCACGGTGGCGAGGGCGCCCAGCACCGTGGCCTTGACGATGCGCATCAGGTCGGGGATCGAGGCGTAGCGCCAGATGCCGCGGTAGCAGCCGAACATCCACAGCGTGAGTGCGTGCGCCGGCAGTGCCATGCAGGTGATGAGCAGCATGCCGCCGAAATAGATGTGCGGGATCGGAGTGAGGTTGAAGCGCACCCAGTAGGCGAGCAGCACCGCGACCGGGATCCACAGCAGATCGTGGAGGAACACGGTCCACCGGCTGCGCAACAGCAACCACCCGTCTCGTCTGGAGCCCATCTGGATCGATTCCTCTTTAAGTCGGCACGCGTCGGCACTCAAGCGTATTAACGTACGCGATGAGCGCCAGGTAGACCGCCGCCGCCCACCCCAACAGGAGTCCCTGAACTCCTGGTTCAGTGAAGCAAAAGCCGGCTACGGCTAGCAAGCTACATTTTAACATAAGGACGTATTCCCAGAGTACCGCCCGGCGGTGGCTCCAGCCCAGTCCGACCAGACGCTGATAGAAGTGCTCCCGGTGGGCTTGCCAGGGCCGTTGGCCATGCACGGCACGACGTATCACCGTCCAAGTGGCATCCACCACGAAGGGCGAGAACACCAATAGCCCCAGCCAGAGGGGGAACAGGTCTTGGCGCTCCGCCCAAAGAAGAAACAGAGCCACCAGCAGGCCGAGGCTTCCCGAGCCCACGTCCCCCATGAAGAGGCGTGCCGGGGGGAAGTTGAAGGGCAGGAAGCCCCCCGCTGCTGCTGCTGCCAACAACGCCACGCCGGCGAACACAGGCGCATGGGCCAAGCAGCCCAACAGCGCAAAGGTGCCGAAGCCGATGACGGCCATTCCCCCGGCAAAGCCGTCCATCCCGTCCATGAAGTTATATAAGTTGATCAACCAGACGGTCAGCAGCAGGCTGAATGCCATGAGCACTCCATGGGGCGCATGCCACTCCCATCCCGGCAGGAGATGCAGGGATCCGAGCGCATACCCGCCCCAGTCCACCAATCCCAGAGCCGCAAGCACATGCACCAGGAGACGTAGCCAGGCCGGCAGCCGCCAGACATCATCTGCGAAGGAGACGGCAGCCACCATCAACAGCGGCACCGCCACCCAGCCCAGGCCGGGCACATGCCACCCGGTGGTGAGCAGACCCACGCCGAGACCCGCCAGGATCGCGAGGCCGCCGGAGCGCGGCGTCGCGCCGGAATGGAGCGAACGTGCGTTGGGCAAGTCCAGGAGCGCGAAGCGGCCGCGGTAGCGGCTCAGGAAACCTGCGAGTGCCGCGCTCATCGCAGACGCGGCGAGGACCGCAAAGAGCAGGCGCATCACGGTGCCGGCCCCGGCGTGAACGGCCGCGGCCGGATGCCGAGCGCGTGCTCCGCGGCGGCGCAATCGAACACCATGTCCCGGTTCATGCGCTCCGCCACCTCCGGCGTGAGAGCGCGGTAACGCGGCAAGAGGCGCGCGGCGGCGATGGCCGCGCGGTAAAGGAAGACCGGCACCGGCAGGATGCGCGGCTCGCGTCCCAATGCCCGGAAGATGCGTTCCAGCATGGCGCGGTAGCTCAGGGTCTCGCCGCCGGCGATCTCGTAGGCCGCCGACTGCGGCAGCGTGAGCGCCGCCACGCAGGCGGCGGCGAGATCGTCCGCGTGCAGCGGCTGGCGCATGCCTCGCCCCGGCCAGGCCAGCGGGAAGAAGCCGATGCGGCGGATGAGCGCGGCGATGCGCGCCACGTTCTTGTCGCGCCGGCCGTCGTAGACGAGCGTGGGCCGCAGCAGCGTGTAGACCACGCCGCGGGTGCTGCACGAATCGATCATCCCCTGCTCCGCTTCCCGCTGGTGGCGCACCAGCTCGCGTTCTCGGTGCGAGGCCGAATCCACCTTGGTGTAGACGCTGGTGGTGCCGATGGCCACCACCCGGCGCAGGCTCGCGGGCGCGCCTCGCAGCAACCGCGGCAGGAGCGGCAGGGGCGCCAGGTGGATGAGTGCCTGGGTGTCGGCGAGCGCCGCGCTCCATGCTTCATCTCTGGCCACGTCCACCTGTCGCCATGCGCTGTCAGGATGGGAACGGCGGCTCAGCACCATGACCTCGTGGCCGGCGCGGGCGAGGCGCGGCAGGAGGTAATCTCCCACCACGCTGCTGCCGCCGGTCACCAGCACGCGCATGGACTCAACGCCGCCGCAGCCGGACGATGGGCGCGAGCAGCAGGAAGCGTGACCAGATGCCCGCCCACACCAGCACCGTGAGCCAGGCTGGGCTCGCGGCACGCTGGAACTTGGAGAAGTAGCGCCACATGCCCCGGTGCTTGTGCCAGAGCACGAACACCGGCCGGCCGCGGCTGGAGGCGCCCTGCACGTGGCTCACGCTCACGGCCGGCACGAACAGCACGCCTGCCCCGGCCTGCTGCACGCGCTTGCACAGGTCGAGGTCCTCGCAGTGCAGGAAATAGCCCTCGTCCCAGCCGCCCAGCCGTTCGAAGAGGTCACGGCGTATCAGGAGGCAGGCGCCGGAGATGGCTTCCACCGGCGCGGGGCCATCAGGCAGCGGCGTGCCCGTGAGGTCGAAGCCGCTCACCTTGCCGTCGGTGCCCGGGCCATCGAGTTTGAGCACCCGCATCAGCGCGCGGCGCGTGTCCGGCAGGTGGCGGCGGCAGCCGCGCTGCTCGCTGCCATCACTGTTTAGCACCAGCGGGCCCAGCATGCCCGCCTGGGGACGCGCCTCA encodes:
- a CDS encoding glycosyltransferase family 4 protein; translation: MRLLFAVLAASAMSAALAGFLSRYRGRFALLDLPNARSLHSGATPRSGGLAILAGLGVGLLTTGWHVPGLGWVAVPLLMVAAVSFADDVWRLPAWLRLLVHVLAALGLVDWGGYALGSLHLLPGWEWHAPHGVLMAFSLLLTVWLINLYNFMDGMDGFAGGMAVIGFGTFALLGCLAHAPVFAGVALLAAAAAGGFLPFNFPPARLFMGDVGSGSLGLLVALFLLWAERQDLFPLWLGLLVFSPFVVDATWTVIRRAVHGQRPWQAHREHFYQRLVGLGWSHRRAVLWEYVLMLKCSLLAVAGFCFTEPGVQGLLLGWAAAVYLALIAYVNTLECRRVPT
- a CDS encoding NAD-dependent epimerase/dehydratase family protein — encoded protein: MRVLVTGGSSVVGDYLLPRLARAGHEVMVLSRRSHPDSAWRQVDVARDEAWSAALADTQALIHLAPLPLLPRLLRGAPASLRRVVAIGTTSVYTKVDSASHRERELVRHQREAEQGMIDSCSTRGVVYTLLRPTLVYDGRRDKNVARIAALIRRIGFFPLAWPGRGMRQPLHADDLAAACVAALTLPQSAAYEIAGGETLSYRAMLERIFRALGREPRILPVPVFLYRAAIAAARLLPRYRALTPEVAERMNRDMVFDCAAAEHALGIRPRPFTPGPAP
- a CDS encoding glycosyltransferase family 2 protein, with translation MSAAAVTAVTVNYNAGPLLRGLVESLAGQQGLVRTVVVDNASEDGSLAFLESGAHPGVVLARNPVNRGFGAACNQGAASATGRYLLFINPDCRMPAGALERLVAVLEARPQAGMLGPLVLNSDGSEQRGCRRHLPDTRRALMRVLKLDGPGTDGKVSGFDLTGTPLPDGPAPVEAISGACLLIRRDLFERLGGWDEGYFLHCEDLDLCKRVQQAGAGVLFVPAVSVSHVQGASSRGRPVFVLWHKHRGMWRYFSKFQRAASPAWLTVLVWAGIWSRFLLLAPIVRLRRR